A stretch of Eschrichtius robustus isolate mEscRob2 chromosome 6, mEscRob2.pri, whole genome shotgun sequence DNA encodes these proteins:
- the ACKR4 gene encoding atypical chemokine receptor 4, which produces MALEHNQSTDYYYEENEMNDTHDYSQYEVICIKEEVRKFAKVFLPAFFTIAFIIGLAGNSIIVAIYAHYKKRRTKTDVYILNLAVADLLLLFTLPFWAVNAVHGWVLGKIMCKVTSALYTVNFVSGMQFLACISIDRYWAVTKAPSQLGARKQCRLICFCVWMAAILLSIPQLVFYTVNHKARCIPIFPHHLGTSMKASIQMLEICVGFVIPFLIMAVCYFITAKTLIKMPNITKSRPLKVLLTVVIVFLVTQLPYNIVKFCQAIDVIYSLITNCDMSKRMDVAIQITESIALFHSCLNPVLYVFMGNSFKNYIMKVAKKYGSWRRQRQNVEEIPFDSEDVTEPTSTFSI; this is translated from the coding sequence ATGGCTTTGGAACACAACCAGTCAACAGATTACTATTATgaggaaaatgaaatgaatgacacTCATGACTATAGTCAGTATGAAGTGATCTGTATAAAAGAAGAGGTCAGAAAATTTGCAAAAGTTTTCCTGCCTGCCTTCTTCACAATAGCTTTCATCATTGGACTTGCAGGCAATTCCATAATAGTGGCGATTTATGCCCATTACAAAAAGCGGCGAACCAAAACAGATGTGTACATCCTGAATTTGGCAGTGGCAGATTTACTCCTTCTATTCACTCTGCCTTTTTGGGCAGTTAATGCAGTTCATGGGTGGGTTTTAGGGAAAATCATGTGCAAAGTCACTTCAGCCTTGTACACGGTCAACTTTGTCTCTGGAATGCAGTTTCTGGCTTGTATCAGCATAGACAGATATTGGGCAGTAACTAAAGCCCCCAGTCAATTGGGAGCGCGAAAACAATGCCGGCTCATCTGTTTCTGTGTTTGGATGGCTGCCATCTTGCTGAGTATACCTCAGCTGGTTTTTTATACTGTAAATCACAAGGCTAGGTGCATTCCCATCTTTCCACACCACCTAGGAACATCAATGAAAGCATCAATTCAAATGCTGGAAATATGCGTTGGATTTGTAATACCCTTTCTTATTATGGCAGTGTGCTACTTCATCACGGCAAAGACACTCATCAAGATGCCAAACATTACAAAATCTCGGCCCCTCAAAGTTCTGCTCACAGTGGTCATAGTTTTCCTTGTCACTCAGCTGCCTTATAACATTGTCAAGTTTTGCCAAGCCATAGATGTCATCTACTCCCTGATAACCAACTGCGACATGAGCAAACGTATGGATGTTGCCATCCAAATCACAGAGAGCATTGCACTCTTTCACAGCTGCCTCAACCCGGTCCTGTATGTTTTTATGGGAAACTCTTTTAAAAACTACATCATGAAAGTTGCCAAGAAATATGGGTCCTGGAGAAGACAAAGACAAAATGTGGAGGAGATTCCTTTTGATTCTGAAGATGTTACAGAGCCAACCAGTACTTTCagcatttaa